AGAATACCGTGCGACATAACAACGGTTTATCTGATCAAGATGAAAGTAAAGTGTACAGAAATACTaaaagccaccccccccccccccccccccacacaaaaTGGCCGAGGTGGAAATGACTGCAGAAAAATAAGTGCAggtagaggaaaaaaagaaagacagcgacACCATCATTGCCTCTGAGGCTCTCGTATTCAAAACAAAGTGCCAAGTACAGTGGTTGATGGTAATATTGATAATGCTAAAATAATTACTACAGGTGCCAGTGTGGAAGCTGTCAAGCAATGGAGACAGAAGTTGAATCCTTATGCTGCCATGAAATTCAGAAAGTGCACGCTCTTATGCCAGAAAATGAGCAGTGCATTACTGcccatcaaactttccagcgggGATGCTTGGACGTCAATGTCCTGCAAATAGCCTATTATGCACTCATGGAGGATCGTCCAGGCATCGTTGCAGCCCCAGAAATTCACAGGTAACAGCACATCTTGCCATTTTATTTATAAACAGCAAAGGTCCACACAGTCTGTTCTCGAAACATCGCATAACATTGTGTCATCAGTCCACCACATTTACCATATCTATATTTTGGTACCACAAGAGGAGAGAAAAGCAATAGCAACCAATATGAACATATGACATTTTTTTTCATCCTGTATACTTTTTCAATATTCCACAGTAATTAAAAGCTAGTATGCATTGTGGTGAAACTTCCATGCAATGGTAACATAGTAACAGTTTGATTCAACTTGATGAAAAGACAAGTTTGGcgtgaaaacgttttttacaaGGAGTTACAATTGAAGTGTGTTGGCACCACAGTACCCCAGATTAAAAATATAACTGCACATATACACATGACAGCTGCTTGTTAGGCAGCTGCAGTGCTGGCCTAGTTGCATATCCTCAATGGTGCATGATGCTTACGTTTCAGGCGTTACAGGTACACTGCGTACCGACAGTTTGTGCGATGGGTGTGGCACCGTCTCGGCCGAAGGAAAAGAACAGTGC
The DNA window shown above is from Rhipicephalus sanguineus isolate Rsan-2018 unplaced genomic scaffold, BIME_Rsan_1.4 Seq257, whole genome shotgun sequence and carries:
- the LOC119376866 gene encoding P2X purinoceptor 7-like, whose translation is MDEMSTSDSDSDFGHFGRMQEAELANPANHFAFDPLASSSEEESHDSTDNSLQGALRIGNVEWCQCGSCQAMETEVESLCCHEIQKVHALMPENEQCITAHQTFQRGCLDVNVLQIAYYALMEDRPGIVAAPEIHRRYRYTAYRQFVRWVWHRLGRRKRTVLPSCVVAAVRDAFPSESYTGFKYPEY